From one Mycobacterium colombiense CECT 3035 genomic stretch:
- a CDS encoding DUF3073 domain-containing protein, with product MGRGRAKAKQTKVARELKYSSPQTDFQRLQQELSGTGSDESNELDSDGSDESWDDQDSWRR from the coding sequence ATGGGCCGCGGCCGGGCTAAGGCAAAGCAGACCAAGGTTGCTCGAGAACTCAAATACAGTTCTCCGCAGACCGACTTCCAGCGGCTTCAGCAAGAGCTGTCCGGAACGGGCTCGGACGAGTCCAACGAACTGGACAGCGACGGGTCCGACGAATCCTGGGACGACCAGGACAGCTGGCGGCGGTAG